Below is a window of Deltaproteobacteria bacterium DNA.
GCTGCAAGCGATTCAGCGCATTAACCCGGCCACCTTCATCGGCTCGGGCAAGGTCGAAGAAGTGCGCCAGCTGATCCAGACGATCGGGGCCAACGTCGCCATCTTCGACGACGAACTCTCGCCCGCGCAGCAGCGCAATCTCGAGAAGGCGCTGGGCATCAAGGTCATCGACCGCACCCAGCTGATTCTGGCCATTTTCGCCCAACGCGCCCGCAGCCTGGCCGGCAAGCTGCAAGTCGAGCGCGCCCAGCTCGAGTACCTGCTGCCGCGGCTGACGCGGCAGTGGGCGCACTTATCGCGTCTGGGCGGCGGCGTCGGTACGCGCGGACCCGGCGAAAGCCAGCTCGAAGTCGACCGCCGCCGCGTGCGCGAACGACTCGGCACCCTGCGCAAGCGCATCGCGGAAGTGTCGCGCACGCGCGGCTTGCACCGCGACAGCCGCAAACAGGTGCCCTATCCGATCGTGGCGCTGGTGGGCTATACCAACTCCGGCAAATCGACCCTGCTCAATCACCTCACCAACGCCGGCGTGCTGGTCGAGGACAAGCTGTTCGCCACGCTCGACCCCACCGTACGCCGCCTGAAGCTGCCCGACGGCGGTACGGCCCTGCTGGTGGATACGGTCGGTTTCATCCACAAGCTGCCGCACGGATTTGTCGAAGCCTTCAAGAGCACGCTCGAAGAAGTGCGCACGGCGGACATTTTGTTACACGTGGTCGACGCCGCCAGCCCGCACGCCCCCGACCACATTTGCGTGGTCGAGCGGGTGCTGGGCGAGTTGGGCGTGACCGAGACGCCGGCGCTGCTGGTGTTGAACAAGATCGATCTGGTGGCCGCCGGTGCTGCGGTGCCACGCTACGGCAGCAGCTGGCCGATCTCGGCCCGCAGCGGGCGCGGGGTCCCGGCCCTACTCGACGAGATCGCCCGCCTGTTGGCGCAATCACAAGAGCGCGTCCACCTCTCCATCCCCGCCAGCCGTGGTGATCTGCTGGCGCGCCTGCACCAGCGCGGGCGGGTGTTGCACACCGAATACCTTGACGGCCGCGTCGAAGTCACCGCGTTGGTACCGCCGAAGCTGGCGGGCCAGCTGCGCAAGGCGCTG
It encodes the following:
- the hflX gene encoding GTPase HflX yields the protein MGTERHDRAALTGEESLAELERLSETAALKVGAKMLQAIQRINPATFIGSGKVEEVRQLIQTIGANVAIFDDELSPAQQRNLEKALGIKVIDRTQLILAIFAQRARSLAGKLQVERAQLEYLLPRLTRQWAHLSRLGGGVGTRGPGESQLEVDRRRVRERLGTLRKRIAEVSRTRGLHRDSRKQVPYPIVALVGYTNSGKSTLLNHLTNAGVLVEDKLFATLDPTVRRLKLPDGGTALLVDTVGFIHKLPHGFVEAFKSTLEEVRTADILLHVVDAASPHAPDHICVVERVLGELGVTETPALLVLNKIDLVAAGAAVPRYGSSWPISARSGRGVPALLDEIARLLAQSQERVHLSIPASRGDLLARLHQRGRVLHTEYLDGRVEVTALVPPKLAGQLRKALAAEPVEP